In Brevundimonas subvibrioides, a genomic segment contains:
- a CDS encoding class I SAM-dependent methyltransferase — protein sequence MSDGWQDSADAWVASQGAEGDFGRRWVMDAPMLERVRMRPYARALDVGCGEGRFCRMLKAEGVAAVGIDPTVALIDHARRLDPEGDYRVEGAEALGFEDGRFDLVVSYLSLIDIPDVRAAIAEMARVLAPGGRLLIANLAGYNSAADANDLGWVTLPDGRRAHAMDRYLEEKAGWIAWKGIRIRNWHRPLSTYMTLLLEQGLTLTHFAEPRADAGGDPVRAAHYDRAPWFMLMEWAKPA from the coding sequence ATGAGCGACGGGTGGCAGGACTCGGCCGACGCCTGGGTGGCGTCGCAAGGGGCGGAGGGTGACTTCGGACGGCGCTGGGTCATGGATGCCCCGATGCTGGAGCGCGTGCGGATGCGGCCTTACGCCCGCGCACTGGACGTCGGCTGCGGCGAGGGGCGGTTCTGCCGGATGCTGAAGGCGGAAGGGGTGGCGGCGGTGGGAATTGACCCGACCGTGGCCCTGATCGACCATGCGCGTCGGCTGGATCCGGAGGGCGACTACCGGGTCGAGGGGGCCGAGGCCCTGGGGTTCGAGGACGGGCGGTTCGATCTTGTGGTCAGTTATCTGTCGTTGATTGATATCCCGGACGTGCGCGCCGCCATCGCGGAGATGGCGCGGGTGCTGGCGCCCGGCGGACGGCTGCTGATCGCCAATCTGGCGGGCTACAATTCGGCGGCCGATGCGAACGATCTGGGGTGGGTGACCCTGCCGGACGGGCGGCGGGCCCATGCGATGGATCGGTATCTGGAGGAAAAGGCGGGCTGGATCGCCTGGAAGGGCATCCGCATCCGGAACTGGCACCGGCCACTGAGCACCTACATGACCCTGTTGCTGGAACAGGGGCTGACCCTGACCCATTTCGCCGAGCCGCGCGCGGACGCCGGGGGCGACCCGGTTCGCGCGGCCCACTACGATCGCGCGCCCTGGTTCATGCTGATGGAGTGGGCGAAGCCGGCCTGA
- a CDS encoding DUF817 domain-containing protein: MQSWADRTPLTRFAFAFLMFGIKQAYACLFGGLMLALILLTFLFWPEDSPVSRYDFLVVGAVLIQIAMLVLKLESWAEARVILLFHIAGTIMELFKTAHGSWVYPEDSVLRIGAVPLFSGFMYAAVGSYIARVQRIFHIRVRGYPPMWTTWVLAGAIYVNFFAHHWLPDIRFALFVATALLFGRGWFWFTANRTRLKMPLLLGYFLVALFIWFAENLGTFGRAWAYPGQEAGWEMVSVSKLGAWFLLMIISVVMVSLVHRPEEEPR; encoded by the coding sequence CTGCAGTCCTGGGCCGACCGCACGCCGCTCACCCGCTTCGCCTTCGCCTTTCTGATGTTCGGGATCAAACAGGCCTATGCCTGCCTGTTTGGCGGCCTGATGCTGGCCCTGATCCTTCTGACCTTCCTGTTCTGGCCGGAGGACAGCCCGGTCTCGCGCTATGATTTCCTCGTCGTCGGGGCGGTGTTGATCCAGATCGCCATGCTGGTCCTGAAGCTGGAGAGCTGGGCCGAGGCGCGGGTGATCCTGCTGTTCCATATCGCGGGGACGATCATGGAGCTGTTCAAGACGGCGCACGGGTCGTGGGTCTATCCGGAGGACTCGGTGCTGAGGATCGGGGCGGTGCCGCTGTTCTCGGGGTTCATGTATGCGGCGGTGGGGTCCTATATCGCGCGGGTGCAGCGGATCTTTCACATCCGGGTGCGGGGCTATCCGCCGATGTGGACGACCTGGGTTCTGGCGGGCGCGATCTATGTCAACTTCTTCGCCCACCACTGGCTGCCGGACATTCGCTTCGCCTTGTTCGTGGCGACGGCCCTGCTGTTCGGGCGAGGATGGTTCTGGTTCACGGCCAACCGGACGCGGCTGAAGATGCCACTGCTGCTCGGCTATTTTCTGGTCGCCCTGTTCATCTGGTTCGCGGAGAATCTGGGGACGTTCGGGCGGGCCTGGGCCTATCCGGGGCAGGAGGCGGGGTGGGAGATGGTGTCGGTGTCCAAGCTGGGGGCCTGGTTCCTGCTGATGATCATATCGGTGGTGATGGTGTCGCTGGTCCACCGGCCGGAGGAGGAACCCCGATGA
- the queF gene encoding preQ(1) synthase has protein sequence MTTDTSGLSQLGQHTLQPTTPGTAVLERVPNPHPDTLYLARFTAPEFTSLCPVTAQPDFAHLVIDYAPGDWLVESKSLKLYLTAFRNHGAFHEDCTVAIGKRIADLLAPKWLRIGGYWYPRGGIPIDVFWQTGTPPEGLWLPDQGVPTYRGRG, from the coding sequence ATGACCACAGACACCTCCGGCCTCTCCCAGCTCGGCCAGCACACCCTTCAGCCCACGACGCCCGGGACGGCGGTGCTGGAGCGCGTGCCCAATCCCCATCCCGACACCCTGTATCTGGCCCGGTTCACCGCGCCGGAGTTCACCAGCCTGTGCCCCGTGACGGCCCAGCCCGACTTCGCCCATCTGGTGATCGACTATGCGCCGGGCGACTGGTTGGTCGAGTCCAAGTCGCTGAAGCTGTACCTGACCGCCTTCCGCAACCACGGGGCCTTCCACGAGGACTGCACCGTCGCCATCGGCAAGCGGATCGCCGACCTGCTGGCTCCGAAGTGGCTGCGCATCGGCGGCTACTGGTACCCGCGCGGCGGCATCCCGATCGACGTCTTCTGGCAGACGGGGACCCCGCCGGAGGGGCTGTGGCTGCCCGACCAGGGCGTGCCGACGTATCGCGGGCGGGGGTAA
- a CDS encoding NAD(P)H-dependent flavin oxidoreductase, which produces MAIPASLQKGLKLPVIEAPMFLVSGPDLVVECCNNGVIGTFPSLNARTTEGYAEWLVEIKSRLNPDAAAFGVNHIVHPTNPRLMADMMVSVEHKVPLIITSLGAVRDVVDAVHGYGGVVFHDIANVRHARKAAESGVDGLILVANGAGGHAGIINPFALVNEVREFFKGTIILSGCLSTGQDVAAALMLGADFAYMGTRFINTTEAMAPEAYKDMIIESGATDIVHTPAVSGIPANFMIKSLEANGIDPKHLPEHKLDMGDEAKAWKTVWSAGQGAGAVHDVVPAAELVARLRSEYADATRAFSAKVGVAD; this is translated from the coding sequence ATGGCCATTCCCGCCTCCCTGCAGAAGGGTCTGAAACTGCCGGTCATCGAGGCGCCGATGTTCCTGGTCTCCGGCCCGGATCTGGTCGTCGAATGCTGCAACAATGGCGTCATCGGCACCTTCCCCTCGCTGAACGCCCGCACGACCGAGGGCTATGCCGAGTGGCTGGTCGAGATCAAATCGCGCCTGAACCCCGATGCGGCGGCGTTTGGCGTCAACCACATCGTCCACCCCACCAATCCGCGCCTGATGGCCGACATGATGGTCTCGGTCGAGCACAAGGTGCCGCTGATCATCACCTCGCTGGGGGCCGTGCGCGACGTGGTCGATGCGGTCCACGGCTATGGCGGCGTGGTCTTCCACGACATCGCCAATGTCCGCCATGCGAGGAAGGCGGCCGAGAGCGGCGTCGACGGTCTGATCCTGGTCGCCAACGGCGCGGGCGGACACGCCGGGATCATCAACCCCTTCGCCCTGGTCAATGAGGTGCGCGAGTTCTTCAAGGGCACGATCATCCTGTCGGGCTGCCTCTCGACCGGCCAGGACGTGGCCGCCGCCCTGATGCTGGGGGCCGACTTCGCCTATATGGGCACCCGCTTCATCAACACGACCGAGGCGATGGCCCCCGAGGCCTACAAGGACATGATCATCGAGTCGGGCGCGACCGACATCGTCCACACCCCGGCCGTCTCCGGCATCCCGGCCAACTTCATGATCAAGTCGCTGGAAGCCAACGGCATCGATCCGAAACACCTGCCCGAGCACAAGCTCGACATGGGCGACGAGGCCAAGGCCTGGAAGACCGTCTGGTCCGCCGGCCAGGGCGCGGGCGCGGTGCACGACGTCGTCCCGGCCGCGGAACTGGTCGCGCGCCTGCGGTCGGAATATGCCGATGCGACCAGGGCCTTCTCGGCCAAGGTCGGGGTCGCGGACTGA
- a CDS encoding fasciclin domain-containing protein, which yields MKLVTLAGAVSAAALLAAAPAAFAQAHSAMGHDTVTVGGAPMYANKTIVENAINSPIHTTLVAAVKAAGLVETLSGPGPFTVFAPTDEAFAALPAGTVESLVQPENKATLTRILTYHVVAGRVTAADVIGLIEQGGGSAAITTVSGGTLTASLRDGSVILTDENGGIATVTQADVFQSNGVIHVTDAVSLPK from the coding sequence ATGAAGCTCGTCACCCTCGCCGGCGCCGTCTCGGCCGCCGCCCTGCTCGCTGCTGCCCCCGCCGCCTTCGCCCAGGCCCATTCCGCCATGGGTCATGACACGGTCACCGTCGGCGGCGCGCCGATGTATGCGAACAAGACCATCGTCGAGAACGCGATCAACTCGCCGATCCACACCACCCTGGTCGCCGCCGTGAAGGCCGCCGGTCTGGTCGAGACCCTGTCGGGTCCCGGCCCCTTCACCGTCTTCGCCCCGACCGACGAAGCCTTTGCCGCCCTGCCCGCCGGCACGGTCGAGAGCCTCGTTCAACCTGAGAACAAGGCGACCCTGACCCGGATCCTGACCTATCACGTCGTCGCCGGTCGCGTGACCGCGGCCGACGTCATCGGTCTGATCGAACAGGGTGGCGGATCGGCCGCGATCACCACGGTCTCCGGAGGCACCCTGACCGCCAGCCTGCGTGACGGCTCGGTCATCCTGACCGACGAGAACGGCGGCATCGCCACCGTGACCCAGGCCGATGTGTTCCAGTCGAACGGCGTGATCCACGTCACCGATGCCGTCTCGCTGCCGAAGTAA
- a CDS encoding fasciclin domain-containing protein, with the protein MATETHDIVDTAVAAGSFTTLVAAVTAAGLVETLKGTGPFTVFAPSDDAFARLPAGTVEDLVKPENKDKLTAILTLHVLSGAVHAADVAGKTLHPASVNGEALNVDGTDGVTVNGAKVTSADIACTNGVIHVIDTVLLPKG; encoded by the coding sequence ATGGCTACCGAAACTCACGACATCGTCGATACCGCCGTCGCCGCCGGTTCGTTCACCACCCTGGTCGCCGCCGTTACGGCCGCCGGACTGGTCGAGACCCTGAAGGGCACTGGCCCCTTCACCGTCTTCGCCCCCTCGGACGACGCCTTCGCCAGGCTTCCGGCCGGCACTGTCGAGGATCTGGTCAAGCCAGAGAACAAGGACAAGCTGACCGCCATCCTGACGCTTCACGTTCTGTCCGGCGCGGTCCACGCGGCCGACGTCGCCGGCAAGACCCTGCACCCCGCCTCGGTCAACGGCGAGGCGCTGAACGTCGATGGCACCGATGGCGTGACCGTCAATGGCGCCAAGGTCACCTCGGCTGACATCGCCTGCACCAATGGCGTGATCCACGTCATCGACACGGTGCTCCTGCCCAAGGGCTGA
- a CDS encoding cystathionine gamma-synthase, producing MADLKNSQGFSTRAIHAGQRPDPTTGAVMTPIYATSTYAQESPGVNKGYEYARGKNPTREAFEACIADLEGGVQGFGFASGMAATSTALELLDAGSHIVTGDDLYGGSWRLFERVRRRSMGLDFAYVDLSDLSAVEAAITPKTKMLWVETPTNPLMKLADIAALSKVARAHGLLLVVDNTFATPWSQRPLSLGADIVMHSATKYLNGHSDIIGGVLVAGNMEIAKEIKFLQNSVGGVMGPFDAFLANRGLKTLGLRMKAHNENALAIARWLEERKGIARVIYPGLISHPQHALASRQMNGRYGGMVTVILDGDLSRTKQVLERVQVFTLAESLGGVESLVNHPAIMTHASVPKEVREAGGVTDNLIRLSVGVEDLDDLIADLDQALG from the coding sequence ATGGCCGATCTGAAAAACAGCCAGGGGTTTTCGACCCGCGCCATCCATGCCGGTCAGCGGCCCGACCCGACGACGGGCGCGGTGATGACGCCGATCTATGCGACCTCGACCTATGCCCAGGAAAGCCCGGGGGTGAACAAGGGCTATGAGTACGCCCGGGGCAAGAACCCCACGCGCGAGGCGTTCGAGGCCTGTATCGCCGATCTGGAAGGCGGGGTTCAGGGGTTCGGTTTCGCCAGCGGCATGGCGGCGACCTCGACGGCGCTGGAGCTGCTGGACGCCGGGTCGCACATCGTGACGGGCGACGATCTGTACGGCGGATCCTGGCGGCTGTTCGAGCGGGTGCGGCGGCGTTCGATGGGGCTGGATTTCGCCTATGTCGACCTGAGCGATCTGTCGGCGGTCGAGGCGGCGATCACGCCGAAGACGAAGATGCTGTGGGTCGAGACCCCGACCAATCCGCTGATGAAGCTGGCCGACATCGCGGCCCTGTCGAAGGTCGCCAGGGCGCACGGCCTGCTGCTGGTGGTCGACAACACCTTCGCCACGCCCTGGAGCCAGCGACCGCTGAGTCTGGGCGCCGATATCGTCATGCATTCGGCGACCAAATATCTGAACGGTCACTCCGACATCATCGGCGGCGTGCTGGTGGCCGGAAACATGGAGATCGCCAAGGAGATCAAGTTCCTGCAGAACTCGGTCGGCGGGGTGATGGGGCCGTTCGATGCCTTCCTGGCCAACCGGGGGCTGAAGACCCTGGGTTTGCGGATGAAGGCGCACAACGAGAATGCCCTGGCGATCGCGCGCTGGCTGGAAGAGCGCAAGGGCATCGCCAGGGTGATCTATCCGGGCCTGATCAGCCATCCGCAACACGCGCTGGCGTCCCGTCAGATGAACGGGCGCTATGGCGGCATGGTCACGGTGATTCTGGACGGCGACCTGTCACGGACGAAACAGGTGCTGGAGCGGGTCCAGGTCTTCACCCTGGCGGAGTCGCTGGGCGGGGTCGAAAGCCTGGTCAACCACCCGGCCATCATGACCCATGCCAGCGTGCCGAAAGAGGTCCGCGAGGCGGGCGGGGTGACCGACAATCTGATCCGGCTGTCGGTCGGGGTCGAGGATCTCGACGACCTGATCGCCGACCTGGATCAGGCGCTGGGCTGA